Proteins encoded within one genomic window of Streptomyces profundus:
- a CDS encoding ATP-grasp domain-containing protein — MSSEGGMTKPPAPMAVLLSPRRSVVEAASAVGARSLVLAPDLSSPDVREAVELADEAMTVEWSDHSRLMMSIGHLANLPARISVFGFAEASALAAARANEVLRFPGNPHAAVAYLTDKAALRGKVNQLTGAPVRFEQCDRAAHLEAAAARVGFPCVAKPRTGFGGQGVHLLRDAADAALLAAGLAAEPALIVEEFLEGPEFSVEAHSRAGTHTILAVSRKYTSGIPEGTETGYDLPAELDEETTQQIHQLVVATLNTAGHRSGPSQTEVILTKAGPRLIESHAHPGEDWISDLLLLAEGPDLAALAIATALDLPQPASQPPRRYAGIRQLRLPPGVLAAVEGVSEALALPGVTGVEISVPLGGHVPETTSRVAGHGCVTAVSDGPQALEAVLRKAQDTLRPIVVPVSASEEEHSAA; from the coding sequence GTGAGCAGCGAGGGCGGCATGACCAAGCCACCGGCGCCGATGGCGGTGCTGCTCAGCCCGCGGCGATCCGTGGTCGAGGCCGCCAGCGCTGTCGGTGCTCGCAGCCTGGTCCTCGCGCCGGACCTTTCGAGCCCCGATGTCCGGGAGGCCGTGGAACTGGCCGACGAGGCCATGACCGTGGAGTGGTCCGACCACTCGCGGTTGATGATGTCCATCGGCCATCTCGCGAACCTTCCCGCCAGGATCTCCGTCTTCGGGTTCGCCGAGGCCAGCGCGCTCGCGGCGGCCAGGGCCAACGAGGTGCTGCGTTTTCCTGGCAATCCCCATGCGGCCGTCGCGTACCTCACGGACAAGGCGGCCCTGCGTGGCAAGGTCAACCAGCTCACCGGTGCCCCCGTCCGGTTCGAGCAGTGCGACCGCGCCGCACACCTGGAAGCCGCCGCCGCGCGTGTGGGCTTTCCCTGTGTGGCCAAGCCACGCACCGGGTTCGGCGGCCAGGGCGTCCATCTGCTGCGTGACGCGGCGGACGCGGCGCTCCTGGCCGCCGGACTGGCGGCCGAGCCCGCCCTGATCGTCGAGGAGTTCCTGGAAGGCCCCGAGTTCAGCGTGGAGGCCCACTCCAGGGCCGGCACGCACACGATCCTGGCGGTGTCCAGGAAGTACACCTCCGGCATACCGGAGGGCACCGAGACGGGCTACGACCTGCCGGCGGAACTGGATGAGGAAACGACTCAGCAGATCCACCAGTTGGTGGTGGCCACCCTCAACACCGCGGGGCACCGCAGCGGCCCCTCCCAGACCGAGGTGATCCTCACCAAGGCGGGGCCACGCCTGATCGAGTCGCACGCCCACCCCGGTGAGGACTGGATCAGCGACCTGCTGTTGCTGGCCGAGGGCCCCGACCTCGCGGCCCTCGCCATCGCCACCGCGCTCGATCTGCCCCAGCCGGCCAGCCAACCGCCGCGCCGCTATGCGGGCATCCGTCAACTGCGTCTGCCGCCAGGGGTGTTGGCGGCAGTGGAGGGCGTCAGCGAGGCGTTGGCGCTGCCCGGGGTGACCGGGGTCGAGATCTCCGTCCCCCTGGGCGGCCATGTTCCGGAGACCACCAGCCGGGTCGCCGGACATGGCTGCGTCACCGCGGTCAGCGACGGGCCCCAGGCGCTGGAAGCCGTGCTCAGAAAGGCACAGGACACCCTGCGGCCGATCGTGGTGCCCGTGTCCGCAAGCGAGGAGGAGCACTCTGCTGCCTGA
- a CDS encoding helix-turn-helix domain-containing protein, whose product MIHPTDSVGQIATRAGLTEDEVASSEERLFTLGLLRTSPSGGRVAISPESAADALLAPLEQDILQRRIAMAATRARLHALSGDYLEARSMRSAKSSIEVVEGIENIRAVIDDLARTCTETLDALVPGGGQPEGAIRAATPLDLETLERGVKTRMLFQHTARKHRATVVYAATLVGAGAQVRSASVLPSRMLIYDASCAVLPIDPLHTAAGVALVRAPAVLNFLQQLFEHYWDRAIDFAEEDQRSGSEPSDVERDVLVLMAAGKKDEAIAHQLGMSPRSVSRIVARLMERLGADSRFQAGARAALQGWLT is encoded by the coding sequence GTGATCCATCCCACAGATTCCGTGGGTCAGATCGCGACCCGCGCCGGATTGACCGAGGACGAGGTCGCCTCGTCCGAGGAACGCCTCTTCACACTTGGCCTGTTGCGCACCTCGCCCAGCGGCGGCCGGGTGGCCATCAGCCCGGAGAGCGCGGCCGACGCCCTGTTGGCGCCGCTCGAACAGGACATCCTCCAGCGGCGGATCGCGATGGCCGCGACCAGGGCCAGGCTGCACGCGCTCTCCGGCGACTACCTGGAGGCGCGCTCGATGCGCTCGGCCAAGAGCAGCATCGAGGTCGTCGAGGGCATCGAGAACATCCGCGCCGTCATCGACGACCTGGCCCGCACCTGCACCGAGACCCTCGACGCCCTCGTCCCGGGCGGCGGCCAGCCGGAGGGCGCCATCCGCGCGGCCACCCCGCTGGACCTGGAGACGCTCGAACGCGGGGTGAAGACCCGCATGCTGTTCCAGCACACCGCGCGCAAGCACCGGGCCACCGTGGTCTACGCGGCGACCCTGGTGGGCGCCGGTGCGCAGGTGCGCAGTGCCAGCGTGCTGCCCTCCCGGATGCTGATCTACGATGCCAGCTGCGCGGTCCTGCCGATCGATCCACTGCACACGGCAGCGGGCGTCGCCCTGGTGCGGGCTCCCGCCGTGCTCAACTTCCTTCAGCAGCTCTTCGAGCACTACTGGGACCGCGCGATCGACTTCGCCGAGGAGGACCAACGCTCGGGCAGCGAGCCCAGCGATGTGGAGCGGGACGTCCTGGTGTTGATGGCCGCCGGCAAGAAGGACGAGGCCATCGCCCACCAACTCGGCATGTCACCACGGTCGGTCAGCAGGATCGTCGCCAGGCTGATGGAACGCCTCGGCGCCGACAGCAGGTTCCAGGCCGGGGCGCGGGCGGCGCTCCAGGGCTGGCTCACCTGA
- a CDS encoding helix-turn-helix domain-containing protein: MIDHEIDATTVRIYQLRVTHPTADAAELAGLLELTVEEVLDAERRLARLGLLQPSPGGGWVAINPENAAESLLAPVEGAILERRVAMAATRERLHALSGDYLQARSLRSARSSIEVVEGIENIRAVIDDLARTCTESLDALVPGGGQPEEALRASLPSSLGLLRRGVRIRSLYQHAARRHRATALQVERLAAAGCEARTTGVLASRLLIYDGDVAVLPLDIDNTAAGVALVRDLAVVGYARQFFHLCWSEAQEFTEQPPEPDRAASAPVGLDRDVLLMMAAGLSNDEISERLGLSQRSVSRVVAQLMERLDATNRFQAGVRAAAQGWLTS, translated from the coding sequence GTGATCGACCACGAGATCGACGCCACCACGGTACGGATCTACCAACTCCGGGTCACCCACCCCACGGCCGACGCCGCCGAGTTGGCCGGGCTCCTGGAGCTGACGGTGGAGGAGGTGCTGGACGCCGAACGACGGCTCGCCCGGCTCGGCCTCCTCCAGCCCTCGCCCGGCGGCGGCTGGGTGGCCATCAACCCGGAGAACGCCGCCGAGTCCCTGCTGGCGCCGGTCGAGGGCGCCATCCTGGAACGGCGGGTGGCGATGGCCGCCACCAGGGAACGGCTGCACGCCCTCTCCGGGGACTACCTCCAGGCCCGCTCGCTGCGGTCGGCCAGGAGCAGCATCGAGGTGGTCGAGGGCATCGAGAACATCCGCGCCGTCATCGACGACCTGGCCCGCACCTGCACCGAGTCCCTCGACGCCCTCGTCCCGGGCGGCGGCCAACCGGAGGAGGCTCTGCGTGCCTCGCTGCCGTCCAGCCTCGGGCTCCTCCGACGCGGCGTGCGGATCCGTTCCCTCTACCAGCACGCGGCCCGCCGGCACCGCGCCACGGCGCTCCAGGTGGAGCGGTTGGCCGCCGCCGGATGCGAGGCCCGCACCACCGGCGTCCTGGCGTCCCGCCTCCTGATCTACGACGGCGACGTGGCCGTGCTGCCACTGGACATCGACAACACGGCCGCCGGCGTGGCCCTGGTCCGCGACCTGGCGGTGGTCGGCTACGCCCGGCAGTTCTTCCACCTCTGCTGGAGCGAGGCGCAGGAGTTCACGGAGCAGCCCCCCGAGCCGGACCGCGCGGCCAGCGCCCCCGTGGGCCTGGACCGCGATGTGCTGCTGATGATGGCGGCCGGGCTCTCCAACGACGAGATCTCCGAACGCCTCGGCCTCTCACAGCGGTCGGTGAGCCGCGTGGTGGCCCAGCTGATGGAGCGTCTGGACGCCACCAACCGCTTCCAGGCGGGCGTGCGGGCGGCGGCCCAGGGCTGGCTCACCAGCTGA